The Thermoflavifilum sp. genome contains a region encoding:
- a CDS encoding RNA polymerase sigma factor RpoD/SigA has protein sequence MRQLKIATQITNRDSQAVEKYLQEISKIPLLTPEEETELARRIKMGDQKALERLTTGNLRFVVSVAKQYQHQGLSLSDLINEGNLGLIKAAQRFDETKGFKFISYAVWWIRQSILQALAEQGRLVRLPQNKIGTYNKATKAYTIFEQENEREPSPEELAEILQMSETEINNIISSNTRHTSLDAPVHEAEDVAMGDLLESSEQTDEDVMRESLREEIRRVLKSLSPREAEIVTAYFGLDGENGVTIEQIGQKYDLTKERIRQIKERAIKRLQKARYSNALKAYLG, from the coding sequence ATGAGGCAGCTTAAAATTGCCACACAAATTACCAACAGGGATTCTCAAGCAGTAGAAAAGTATTTGCAGGAAATCTCCAAGATTCCTTTGCTTACTCCAGAAGAAGAAACCGAGCTGGCGCGGCGTATCAAGATGGGAGATCAGAAAGCGCTGGAACGTTTGACAACGGGTAACCTGCGTTTTGTGGTGTCGGTAGCCAAGCAATACCAGCATCAGGGGTTGAGTTTAAGCGACTTGATTAACGAAGGAAATCTGGGGTTGATTAAAGCCGCTCAGCGTTTTGATGAAACCAAAGGATTCAAGTTCATTTCCTATGCTGTGTGGTGGATACGCCAGTCTATTCTTCAGGCTCTGGCTGAACAGGGAAGGTTGGTGCGTTTACCGCAGAACAAGATTGGTACCTATAACAAAGCCACCAAGGCTTATACGATATTTGAACAGGAAAACGAACGCGAACCTTCGCCCGAAGAATTAGCCGAAATCCTTCAGATGTCTGAAACGGAAATCAACAATATTATCAGCAGCAATACGCGTCATACCAGTCTGGACGCACCCGTGCATGAGGCCGAAGATGTGGCCATGGGCGATTTGCTGGAAAGCAGTGAACAGACCGATGAAGATGTGATGCGGGAATCGCTCCGGGAAGAAATCCGTCGGGTGTTGAAATCGCTTTCGCCCCGCGAAGCTGAAATCGTAACGGCTTATTTTGGTCTTGATGGAGAAAATGGAGTTACTATCGAACAAATTGGCCAGAAATACGACCTCACGAAGGAAAGGATTCGCCAGATCAAAGAAAGGGCCATCAAACGCTTGCAAAAAGCGCGGTATAGCAATGCATTGAAAGCCTATCTGGGTTAA
- a CDS encoding GntG family PLP-dependent aldolase — MNFLTRVDFRSDTVTRPTPGMMEAMMQAEVGDDVWGEDPTVIALEEQMAALFGKEAGLFCPSGTMTNQIAVKIHTQPGDEVICSELAHVYQYEAGGMAFHSGVQAHLIPGNRGMITAEQIRDAIQPDDIHKPPSRLVCIENTVNRGGGCCYDLDELKRISDLCRERGLSLHLDGARLFHALIARNEQPEQYGILFDTLSICLSKGLGCPVGSVLLGSRALIQKARRVRKLMGGGMRQAGFLSAAGLYALAHHIDRLAEDHAHAKKLASALIHHPAVESLLPVETNIVIFELKPPYSARAFADFMREHGILVHPIGPRSIRMVTHLDIHPPMVEYTLQVLNRFPD, encoded by the coding sequence ATGAATTTTCTAACAAGGGTTGATTTTCGCAGTGATACCGTTACCCGACCCACACCCGGTATGATGGAAGCCATGATGCAAGCGGAGGTCGGCGATGATGTATGGGGTGAAGATCCCACGGTTATAGCTTTAGAAGAACAGATGGCAGCCTTATTCGGCAAAGAAGCCGGTCTGTTCTGCCCTTCTGGAACCATGACCAATCAGATTGCCGTGAAGATACATACCCAACCTGGCGACGAAGTGATATGCAGCGAGCTGGCACATGTGTACCAGTATGAAGCCGGGGGCATGGCTTTTCATTCGGGTGTACAGGCGCATCTTATCCCGGGTAATCGCGGTATGATAACTGCCGAGCAAATTCGAGACGCCATTCAGCCGGATGACATTCATAAACCCCCGTCGCGATTGGTGTGCATTGAAAATACGGTGAATCGGGGTGGCGGTTGTTGCTATGATCTGGATGAGCTGAAGCGCATCAGTGACCTTTGTCGGGAACGTGGCTTATCGCTCCATCTGGACGGGGCCCGCCTGTTTCATGCACTGATTGCCAGAAATGAACAACCGGAGCAATATGGTATCCTGTTCGATACGCTTTCTATTTGCCTCAGTAAGGGGCTGGGCTGTCCGGTAGGATCGGTATTGCTGGGGAGCAGAGCGCTCATCCAGAAAGCCCGTCGGGTACGCAAGCTCATGGGAGGAGGCATGCGCCAGGCCGGATTTCTATCTGCAGCCGGATTGTATGCACTCGCCCATCATATCGATCGGTTGGCCGAGGATCATGCGCATGCCAAAAAACTGGCATCAGCCCTTATCCATCATCCTGCAGTGGAATCGCTCTTGCCCGTGGAAACCAATATTGTGATTTTCGAACTGAAACCCCCTTATTCAGCCCGGGCATTTGCCGATTTCATGCGCGAACACGGCATTCTGGTTCACCCTATTGGCCCTCGCTCCATCCGTATGGTTACACATCTGGATATACATCCACCCATGGTGGAATATACCCTGCAAGTGCTAAACAGGTTCCCCGATTAA